TGTGTATAGCTGTATGTAGCGGGTCAGTCCGTGATGTGGAACAGCAAGGCATTTATGATTTTATACACATCTGCAGATTGCCCCGCATAGTGATTCAACCCTGTTTACCTCCCACTGGCAGTGAATGAAATATCCTATTACACCATGGCGTCCTCAAAATGGTGTtattaaacatttgtattttcttaatatgTTAGCAGAAAGATGGCCCATCAGTCTAGTTTTTAATGAGGTTGTACAtcctttttttttatatatttgaaaaccaTTTGATTTCCTTTAtgtgagtttttaatttttattttatttatttatttcttattatttttctgagacagagttttactcttgtggcccaggctggagtgcaatggcatgatctcagcttagtgcaacttccacctcccaggttcaagcaattctcctgcctcagcctccctagtagctgggattacaggcacacgccaccaggcccagctaatatttttattattttaatagaggcaggatttcaccgtgttgaccaggctggtctcaaactcctgatctcaggtgatccacctgcctcggcctcccaaagtgctgggattacaggcgtgagccaccgtgcccggcctatgtgAGAGCTATTTATATTCTTGGTTCCTTTTTTTGTCAGGTCTTTGGTCTCTATTTCTATATTAGGGAGCCCTTCGTGATGGGAAGTACAGGTATTTTTCCCTAAGTTTgctgtttatgatttttttttacatagatctgtgcattttcttccattttcttgtaGTTATATCTTTACCACTCTCAATACATAAAGGAAATCTCAGCATCTTCTCCTGCCTTTACTTCTCTGGGCCCGTCCTGGGGAGTTGACTGCATAGGGCCCATTGGATGGACTGAGCGAAGCCTTGAAAATTAGTGTTGACtttttaattcagcaggttgaTGTACTCCCAGTTCTGGAAGATGAGGGCCAGAGACAGGAACCCTGTCAGGCAGCTAAGGGAGAAGAGACTTGCCAGATGACTCTTGAGTCCCATTCAGCAAGTCAGGACCTAGTTCCCTAGTGAGCATCTCTTAGCGATGGAGAATGTTCATTTTTCCTTCCGAGATTAAAAGGTTGTATATATCCAAGTACACTTGCGAGCACTGGTCAGAGCTGCTCCAGATTTCTGTGGCAGTTGGTGGGGAGTCTGCCTCCTTAGCAAGAACCTAGATGGTGGGCAGGCCAGTGCATCCTTTGGCCCGCTCCTGGTGGGGCTCTCTCCGGCCTGGTCCTGCCCATCTGTGCTGAAGGAACAAGACGCCTTGGAGCCCCAGGAAACCATGTTTTTGGCTGTCTTTACCTTGGTGAATCTGTTCTGGATGTTAGCTCCTTAAAGCCAGTGCCCAGGCGGGTAGTGACCTGTGGGCATGGGATGGCGGTGGAGAGTTAGTCTGCGGAGGCAGGTTGGGTCCTTCTCCTGGGCCCTTCCCGTTCTTTGGCTTTTCTTCTACGAGTTTATATGCTGCTTTCTATGTCCTGGTTTGGAGACTGGTCTCCCTCTTACAgagcttttcttcccttttttgagACTTGCCTTGTCCACCTAGGTGTGCCTCCCACCTACCTGCTCGGAGCTTGAAGTTCTTCATAGGACCCTGTTGCTAGGGTTGGGCAGCTGGGCAGGGCTTCTGGGACTCGGGGCTGATGGAGCATCCGCTGGTTCACTCTTTCTTCCCAGGGGTACCTTGTCAAACAGGCATAAGTGGCAGGCCATGCCCTTTTAGGTGGGCACTGGTGAGGCATTGGTGGACTGAAAGGTGTCACCAGGTTTTGGAGCAAaggcctctctcagcctcctgttGTTTCCAGACCACAGTGGCTGAGAATCCCAATAGAAGGGAAATCTCCAAAAGATTGAGACTTGCGCTGGGCTTCCTGTGGCCTGTGCTCGCCTCTTCTCAGACTGTTTGCTTTGCTCTGAGGTAGGTACTTGTCCCATATTCAGATAGTCTGTGTTCATTTATGATCCGAAGTTATCTTGGGATTTCTATGCCCTCATTTTGGATGCCAATGCATGAGCAACTTGAAGGATTTTTACAGAGAGTTGTGGTCATTAAAGCTTAATGTTAATAGTTTTGATGTTCAGTTTATGTATTGTATCCTGATGGCTGGAACCAGCTGCTATGTGAGGGGCCGCAGTGAGCACTGAGCACAGAGCCTCTCACCTTAAGGGAGCCTGGGTGGTTACATCATTGCCTGCCTGCTCAGCCTTGAGACTGTGGGCCCAAGCGCCAGGCCAGGCTCTCCCCAGcaccctcctcctctgcctccagaTCCATGTGTCCTGGCTTTTCTTTTGCCAGCATGCCAGTGTGGAGAGCGCCTCTTCCCACCAGTCCTCAGCCACCTTCTCCACGGCAGCGACCTCCGTCTCAAGTTCCGCATCCTCAGGCGTCAGCCTGTCCAGTAGCATGAACACCGCGAACAGCCTCTGTCTGGGTGGGACCCCCGCGAGTGCATCCAGCAGCAGTAGCAGGGCCGCGCCCTTGGTGACCTCAGGTATTTGCTCCAGAGGCCTTTCCTGCCCACCCCTGAGCCCCTCAAAGGTGTCTGCTTGGTGTCCCAGGAAGGCAGTGCAGGTGTCAGGAGAGTCTCAGGCCCGCCGAGTGCGCTGTGTGTTCCACTGACCTTGAGGCCCGATCTCCCCACCCCTGATGGGGATGAATTCTTCCTTGCAGGATTCCTGGCCTCTGCGTGCTTCTAGCTTTTCAGTCTTTCCTCTTTGTTCTTTCCTGGAGCCGAGTTGACATTGTGActtggaggggccagggatgaCTTATGGTGGGCTCCACGACTGCAGACCTAGGCTGTCTGTAGGCCCAGCAGACTATGATTTGATGGTCGCTGCTAAAACCGACTTCCAACTCAGCCTGTCCCTCTCCTGGCACTGCATGGCTTCCTTGCCCTCTTTGGAGGAGGcagattctttttatatttctctttgctCAGTGCAGTGGGACCTTAGGGATTGGGGGAAAGGGGCTGCTTTTGTCTGGGCCCAGAACTCTCTGACGTTGAAACAACCTCAGTGTGGTGGCCGGGCTTTCTGTCTCCCCTTCACTgctttgtagaatgtccctctgCCTCATTCAGCCACTGCCCTTCTTTGAACCCATCTGGGGTAGCTCAGTGACTGTGCCTCCTCCTGAAGCAGCTGAGGACTCTCACTCTTTGTGGTGACCACTTCACTCCATTTGATTTTTCCCTCTGTACAGGCAAAGCACCCCCAAACTTACCTCAGGGGGTGCCTCCCCTGCTGCACAACCAGTACCTCGTAGGTCCCGGAGGACTGCTTCCTGCCTACCCGGTGAGTGTATGGCGGAACTCCTGGCCTGCCCAGCTCCCCTGGCCTCGGGGGCTGGCACATGGCAGGAGCCTGGCGTTGGGCCCAGGTTGCCCACCTTGAGCTGCCCTTCCATCCCTGAGCACCCCCGTCTCTGCCCCACTGAGCCCTGGTGGTCTTCTTCCATCTAGACTCCGTGAAGGCAGGATCTGTTCCCGTAACAGCTGATCCAGATCCCATTCCCGGGTGTGTTAGAGCCCCCCAACCTTGTTTTGACTCCTAGATGGACCTGGGCTTCCCAGGGTGTGGTATGTGGTTCCTAAAATATACTTTCTGGTTCTCACACAGATCTATGGCTATGACGAGCTCCAGATGCTGCAGTCACGGCTGCCAGTGGTGAGTGGGGTATGGACTGGTCGGAGCAGAGGGTTCATAATCTTTTACATGTCCCCCCTCTTATGGTCTTGGCTGCCACACTCTCTGGCCCTTAGGATCCTCTGCCTGAGGAACCTCTCAGCACCACTACTGAGAAAGCTGTTTTCATCTGGTGGTTGTGCCAGGCGTGACCATAGCTTTAGCACAGAGTATCCAGTGCTCATCCCTGGGAAACATGAAGGCCTTTGGGACCTGGGGCCCTGGTAGGCCGTGTCCCCTGTTAAATGTTGGTCCTTATCTTCCCTCCTCcatcttgttttctctctcttttttaaaaagaaaaaccatatgacaCAAGACATGGAGGTTGCTTACTTGGCCCTGGAGTTTTATactgtcttcctcttcctcagaGTACCATATAGTGTCTTTGGTCTGAGATGGCCAGTGACTGCTCTTCTGCAATCAGCTGAGTGAGTGGCTTGAGCTGATGGTCTTTAAGGTCTCTTCTGGGTCTGGCCTCCCATCTAGATTTGTGAGAATGCCTTCCCTGGGGCGTCCCTGGTGGTTGCAGCCTTACTCTGAGACCAGGGTTGCCTCTTTCTTCTGACCGTTGGTGCCAGAATGCAGTGTGGGCCTTTCCTGGGATAGCCACATGAACAGAACTGTGGGGACAGAGGGGAATAGGCCCGCTCCTTGCCCTGCCCATGGGCAGGACTTCCTCCTGGGAGCCACTGTCTTCTTGCTCTGCCATTTCCCAGGGCACTTGTCAGAGAGTTGCAGGCAGTTTGGACACCACCTCTGCTGGATACAGTCTTTCCTGTTGCTGGAGGAAGAGGCTTTCTCCCTTGTGCAGTGATGCCTTCTTCCCCGTGGGTGTTGCCCCCTTCTCTGCTGCACCACAAAGAGCTGACGGAGCTGCTCTTGTTTCAGAAGAGTAGCCCTTTCCACTGGCTGGCCGTATTTCCAGAAGCAGAGGCCTAGCCTGGGAGCCGAGTGGCTTCTCCCCACTGTGCAAACCAGCAGCCCTTTAATCTGCCGGCCAAAGGCCCAAACTGCAGGAGGTGGTGCTGAGCCCCAGGATTCATTCTGCTTCAGGGGCTCTCCGTGGTCTCCACACTTATTCACAGCACTCTTTTGGCTTTTATCACTTTGTGCCTTAGAGAAAACACCCTCTGGAGCCCACCTTTTGAGATATGTTGCTCTTTCTATCCCTCGGGTTGTTTGTTCACCTCTGCTGCTTGTGAGCCTAGTTCCTGCCTGGAGATTTCTCGTGTTCTGTGAAAGTGCTCCCCCTTCTGGGCTTTCTCTGCTCCCGTCCTCAGTTGTGCAGCTCTGTGtgttcccagctctgcctcttctgGGGGTTCTAGGCTGCTATGGGTTTCCGGGAGGTTTCCTGGAGGGTGTGAGTGCCATTCCCAGCCAGGATGGCTCCTTTCTGGGATCGGGCACAGCCCAAGGGCTTTGCCTTTCCTCAGGGGCCAGGTGTGTCCAGGAGTGCGAGGCCCTGGATGGTGAGTGAGGGTCAGGTCAGACCTCCCCTCCTCCACGAAGCTCCACTGTGTTTTGCCGTCTCTGTCTCCACTCTTTGTTGTATCTGCCATACTTCCCCCAAGTCCTGGGCCAGGGGTGTCCAATGttttggcttccttgggccacattgaaagaataattgtcttgggccacacataaaatacactaacattaaagatagctgatgagcttaaaaaaattgcaaacaaatttcatgttttaagaaagacgaatttgtgttgggccacattcaaagctgtcatgggctgtgggttggacaagcttgtccTAGGCCATGTCAGTGTTTTGAGAGCAGTGTAGGTGGTGACAGGCCAGTTCTGGGCTTCACCTGGGGTCCTGCTTATTCCCGTGCCTACCTGGCACTGCCCCCTGTCCCCCCTTAAACCTTTCAGGCCCCTGCACTTCTGTTGCCTCCTTTTTCGGGTCTGCTCTGTTTAGTCAGCTTTCCTAACTGCTCTAGTCTCTCACACAGAAAAGCCAGCGAAGTTGGTTCAGCCCGAGGCATTCACACAAGCATCTGCCTGTGGTGTCAAATGGATGTGTGAGGCTTGGTCTCCAGCAGCTCTGCCTGGTGAAGCTGCAGGGTTGGCCGGTCTGTGTGCTTATGTGTTAGGCAGGCCGCCTAGTTGCACACTCTTCCGAGGGGCACCATTTACTTGGCGTTCCCTGGGACTGCTGGCTCTCAGGCATGGAGTCTGTTTCAGGAGTGTGGCGTCACCACCTACATGTGCTGGTTCTGCTCTCCTGGGAGTCAAGCAGGGCCAGTCGCTGATCAAGCCTCCCTGGTCTCTCCTAGGACTACTATGGAATTCCCTTTGCTGCACCCACAGCGCTTGCCAGCCGAGATGGGAGCCTAGCTAATAATCCATATCCAGGTGAGTTTGCTCAATGGATGAGGAGTAGCCCGGGGCCGGCCTAGCGCGAACTCCAGGAGCTGGGAAGCAGCAACAGCAAGCTGAGAGAGGCCTCTTAGTAGCCTGTGCTGAGCTGGCAGCCAGAcctgttcctgtttgcagaaGCCAGTGTGGCCTTTCTCTGGTTGGAGGAAGGGCAGTGGCTGGAGTCAGTGCTCTTTCCTAGGTGATGTCACAAAGTTTGGCCGTGGGGACTCTGCATCCCCTGTACCCGCTACcacaccagctcagccacagcagagcCAATCACAGACCCACCACACAGCCCAGCAGCCCTTCCTGAACCCTGCACTGCCACCTGGCTATAGCTACACTGGTCTTCCCTACTACACAGGCATGCCCAGTGCCTTCCAGTATGGCCCCACCATGTTTGTGAGTATTTCAGCGGGTGTGACTGTGTCTCCTGGCCTTGGGTTGCTGGCAGGTGGAAACCTGGGACCTATCTtccagcagggagggagggttgTGATTCCACTCCGTCTTATCTGGTCTTCAGAAACTGTTCAGGCTGGGGACAAGGTCACTTTTCCCCTGCTGTGTTTAGATCCAGCATGTGTTGCACTAATGAAAACACAGGTCCCCTGTGGTTGTGGGTATGTCACCTGCTGCCTTAGGCTCTGGCAGGGGTACCTGACCAGCCTCAGCTTGCTTCTTCCCACACTAATACCTCATCTGCTTGCCCCCCCAGgtccctccagcctcagccaagcAACATGGGGTGAACCTCAGCACTCCCACACCTCCCTTCCAGCAGGCCAGTGGTTATGGCCAGCACGGCTACAGTACAGGTGAGGGGTACTTCCCAGACAGAGACACGTGGGGTTAGACAGGCTTGCCTGGCTCACACTTGCCTCTTGTACCTTGCCACGCTAGGTTTTGACGACCTGACCCAGGGGACAGCAGCAGGAGACTACTCCAAAGGTGGCTATGCTGGATCATCGCAGGCACCAAACAAGTCTGCAGGTTCTGGGCCTGGCAAAGGTAGTGTTTACCTCTCCTTTCCAGGATAAGGCCTGGAGTGGTGGGCTCCTGCCTGATCCCTGTCAGGCAGGGCAACCCGAGTGATCCTGGAGGTGGGGAGCCTGGAGCTGGGAACAACTGCTGTGGGGAACAACTGCTTTTCCTCCTAGGAGTATCAGTGTCTTCAAGCACCACTGGTCTACCTGATATGACTGGTTCTGTCTACAATAAGACACAGGTGAGGGACAAAGGTGGGTTGGGTGTATAGGTTTTTGAGAGGTTACAGCCCAACCTGACCTTCACCATTGTCTTCTTTGCCCTGTAGACTTTTGACAAGCAGGGATTTCATGCAGGGACGCCTCCACCTTTCAGCCTGCCCTCGGCCTTGGGCTCCACTGGGCCCCTGGCCCCGGGAGCGGCCCCTGGCTATGCACCCCCACCATTCCTGCACATCTTGCCAGCCCACCAGCAGCCCCACTCACAGCTGCTGCACCACCACCTTCCGCAGGATGCACAGGTGAGTACAGTGATGGAGGCAGCCACCCTGCTCTGGGCCAGGGGTTCTGCTCCAGCCTTGACAgccttcccttctcctcttcctcagagTGGCTCGGGTCAGCGCAGCCAGCCCAGCTCCCTGCAGCCCAAGTCTCAAGCCTCCAAACCTGCCTACGGCAACTCTCCATACTGGACAAACTAAACCCAGAAGAGAGGGGTGGGCTGGGGCAAGGCTTATCCTGGGCAGGAGAGAACACACGAGCACGTATTTGGGAGCCCAGTGCCCTTTCCTAGAATTCCCGACATGTGTCAGCCATGCCTCTGTGGGGAGTCTG
This portion of the Pan troglodytes isolate AG18354 chromosome 11, NHGRI_mPanTro3-v2.0_pri, whole genome shotgun sequence genome encodes:
- the UBAP2 gene encoding ubiquitin-associated protein 2 isoform X28 is translated as MNTANSLCLGGTPASASSSSSRAAPLVTSGKAPPNLPQGVPPLLHNQYLVGPGGLLPAYPIYGYDELQMLQSRLPVDYYGIPFAAPTALASRDGSLANNPYPGDVTKFGRGDSASPVPATTPAQPQQSQSQTHHTAQQPFLNPALPPGYSYTGLPYYTGMPSAFQYGPTMFVPPASAKQHGVNLSTPTPPFQQASGYGQHGYSTGFDDLTQGTAAGDYSKGGYAGSSQAPNKSAGSGPGKGVSVSSSTTGLPDMTGSVYNKTQTFDKQGFHAGTPPPFSLPSALGSTGPLAPGAAPGYAPPPFLHILPAHQQPHSQLLHHHLPQDAQSGSGQRSQPSSLQPKSQASKPAYGNSPYWTN